From a region of the Rouxiella sp. S1S-2 genome:
- a CDS encoding GNAT family acetyltransferase, which yields MEIRVFKQEDYEEVLTLWERCDLLRPWNDPELDIERKLNHDPELFLVAEVSGEVVGSVMGGYDGHRGSAYYLGVHPEYRGRGIANALMNRLEKKLIARGCPKIQLMVRAENDAVISMYEKLDYEVIESISLGKRLIVDQEY from the coding sequence ATGGAAATTCGCGTATTTAAACAAGAAGATTATGAAGAAGTGCTGACCCTGTGGGAGCGCTGCGATTTGTTACGCCCGTGGAACGATCCCGAATTAGATATCGAGCGCAAACTCAACCACGATCCGGAGCTTTTTTTGGTTGCAGAGGTCAGTGGAGAGGTGGTCGGCTCAGTGATGGGCGGTTACGACGGACATCGCGGTTCGGCTTATTATCTGGGCGTTCACCCGGAGTATCGCGGTCGTGGCATTGCCAATGCGCTGATGAATCGCCTGGAGAAAAAGCTGATCGCGCGCGGTTGCCCTAAAATCCAGCTGATGGTGCGTGCCGAAAATGACGCCGTCATTAGCATGTATGAGAAACTGGATTACGAAGTGATTGAAAGCATCAGCCTGGGTAAACGGCTGATCGTCGATCAGGAGTACTGA
- a CDS encoding YgiW/YdeI family stress tolerance OB fold protein, giving the protein MKKIALASLIALSALPALAQSGGGFNDPNAPQVQQKGGFSGDSTALSSIKDVKTMKDDQWVMLEGHIDKRTGDEKYIFRDATGTLTAEIDDKRWNGQNVTPKDKVRLEGKIDKDWNSEEIDVKRINIIN; this is encoded by the coding sequence ATGAAGAAGATAGCTCTGGCAAGCCTCATTGCACTCTCTGCCCTTCCTGCTTTAGCACAAAGCGGCGGTGGTTTTAACGATCCGAACGCCCCTCAGGTGCAGCAAAAAGGCGGCTTCTCCGGCGATAGCACGGCATTAAGCAGCATAAAAGACGTTAAAACCATGAAAGATGACCAGTGGGTGATGCTTGAAGGGCACATCGACAAGCGCACCGGCGACGAAAAATATATTTTCCGCGATGCTACCGGTACGCTGACGGCCGAGATTGACGACAAACGCTGGAATGGTCAAAACGTGACGCCGAAGGATAAAGTGCGTCTGGAAGGGAAAATCGATAAAGACTGGAATTCTGAAGAAATTGATGTGAAACGAATAAATATCATTAATTAA
- a CDS encoding DUF2919 domain-containing protein has translation MNPDEYNSHGMLRLPLWFWAILVLQARTWLLFIMAGASRQQGNGLLTLFYPDRHSFWYGIFLGIPPVLIFLLSGRRHLLPNIWQMSYWLLLAGMFATFALQGVGMWQSMEEPNLLDFSLALLDAGALAYWLMSRRLRACFDEERRRV, from the coding sequence ATGAATCCTGACGAATACAACAGCCACGGCATGCTCCGTCTGCCGTTATGGTTTTGGGCAATATTGGTATTACAGGCGCGTACCTGGTTATTGTTTATTATGGCCGGTGCATCACGTCAGCAGGGTAACGGGTTGTTAACGCTGTTTTATCCTGACCGACACTCTTTTTGGTACGGTATATTTCTCGGCATTCCTCCGGTGCTGATTTTCCTGCTCAGCGGGCGTCGTCACCTGCTGCCAAACATTTGGCAGATGAGCTATTGGCTGCTTTTAGCCGGCATGTTTGCCACCTTTGCCCTGCAGGGCGTGGGGATGTGGCAGTCGATGGAAGAGCCAAACCTGCTCGACTTTTCGCTGGCGTTGCTCGATGCGGGCGCTTTGGCCTATTGGCTAATGAGCCGTCGCCTGCGCGCCTGTTTTGACGAAGAGCGTCGACGGGTTTAA
- a CDS encoding RpoE-regulated lipoprotein: MTIRPLWLALPLMLTGCSTMANAHMSWSSLNPINWFGSSLEVTDEGVGKITANTPLTETAVNDGLDGNYHLRSGMSMNEGKMRSFYQGMDDKTVKITVAGEPKGKVDRIEVSDPNVASQWGVKIGTPFSTLYTKAFDACQKAQGDDAQNIECKAPGSQHVSYIFTGVWDGPDQLMPSDDALKSWKVSKIVWHAKAN, translated from the coding sequence ATGACTATCCGCCCACTGTGGCTGGCGCTGCCGCTTATGCTGACCGGCTGTTCAACGATGGCGAACGCACACATGTCGTGGTCAAGCCTGAATCCAATCAACTGGTTTGGCAGCAGCCTTGAGGTAACGGATGAGGGCGTGGGGAAAATCACCGCCAATACGCCGCTGACTGAAACCGCAGTCAATGACGGCCTCGACGGCAACTATCACCTGCGCAGCGGAATGTCGATGAACGAGGGTAAAATGCGTTCGTTCTATCAGGGAATGGACGATAAGACGGTTAAAATCACCGTGGCGGGCGAGCCGAAGGGCAAAGTTGACCGTATTGAAGTCTCCGACCCTAACGTTGCAAGCCAGTGGGGGGTTAAAATCGGTACACCGTTTAGTACGCTTTATACCAAAGCCTTTGACGCCTGCCAGAAAGCGCAGGGCGATGACGCGCAGAACATTGAGTGTAAAGCGCCCGGCAGCCAGCATGTAAGCTATATTTTCACCGGCGTCTGGGACGGTCCGGACCAGTTGATGCCTTCCGATGATGCGCTGAAAAGCTGGAAAGTCAGCAAAATCGTTTGGCACGCAAAGGCGAATTAA
- a CDS encoding Dyp-type peroxidase encodes MNQVQGGILLEHCRFAIYIEAKVQGELDDVRSGCRTFCQSLAKIQSTFPDDSVGAVVAFGHDVWRDLSAGVGAEELKPFAPLGKGLAPATQRDVLIHIQSLRHDVNFLLAQAAVAAFGNCLHVEEETHGFRGIEDRDLSGFVDGTENPKGEDRAQVAAIAEGQPDAGGSYVMVQRWKHNLNQWQRFSVAQQEEIIGRTKQTDEELPGDVRKETSHLGRVDLKEDGKGLKILRQSLPYGTASGEHGLYFITYCARLYNIEKQLLSMFGDLDGKRDAMLRFTRPLTGSYYFAPSLTQLQSL; translated from the coding sequence ATGAACCAGGTTCAAGGCGGCATTCTGCTTGAGCACTGCCGTTTTGCTATCTACATCGAAGCTAAAGTTCAGGGTGAACTCGACGATGTTCGCAGCGGATGCCGCACTTTTTGTCAGTCACTGGCAAAGATCCAGTCAACATTTCCTGATGACAGTGTAGGCGCGGTCGTGGCCTTTGGGCACGACGTATGGCGGGATTTGTCCGCCGGCGTTGGGGCTGAGGAGCTCAAACCTTTTGCGCCATTGGGTAAGGGGCTGGCGCCTGCCACTCAGCGCGATGTGCTGATTCACATTCAATCTCTGCGTCACGACGTTAACTTTCTGCTGGCCCAGGCCGCCGTAGCGGCGTTTGGTAACTGTCTGCACGTAGAAGAAGAAACGCACGGCTTTCGCGGCATTGAAGACCGCGATTTGAGTGGCTTTGTCGACGGTACTGAAAATCCCAAGGGCGAAGACCGTGCGCAGGTAGCCGCTATCGCCGAAGGCCAACCTGATGCGGGCGGCAGCTATGTTATGGTTCAGCGCTGGAAACACAATTTGAACCAGTGGCAGCGTTTTAGCGTCGCGCAGCAGGAAGAGATTATCGGCCGCACCAAGCAGACCGATGAAGAACTGCCGGGCGATGTACGCAAAGAAACCTCGCACCTCGGTCGCGTCGATCTCAAAGAGGATGGCAAAGGGCTGAAAATTCTCCGTCAAAGCCTGCCGTACGGTACCGCCAGCGGCGAGCACGGGCTGTACTTCATTACCTACTGCGCCCGCCTGTATAACATTGAAAAACAACTGTTAAGCATGTTTGGGGACCTCGACGGCAAGCGCGACGCGATGCTGCGTTTTACCCGTCCGCTGACCGGAAGTTACTACTTTGCCCCGTCATTAACCCAGTTACAGTCGCTGTAA
- a CDS encoding sulfate ABC transporter substrate-binding protein: MKNTLVKNKTLQGAFAILLLAGGVASASATELLNSSYDVSRELFAALNPPFQKQWAEQNNGDKLEIKQSHAGSSKQALAILQGLRADVVTYNQVTDVQILHDRGDLIPANWQSRLPNNSSPFYSTMAFLVRKGNPKNIHTWDDLTRSDVKLVFPNPKTSGNGRYTYLGAWGAFNIEDGKNDAQTREKMARFIKNVEVFDTGGRGATTTFVDRGLGDVLISFESEVNNIRKQYGADKYEVIVPPVDILAEFPVAWVDKNVEKNGTEKAAKEYLNYLWSPQAQKIITSFSYRVYDKKVMDEAKGQFPDTKLFKVEDQFGGWPEVMKTHFNTGGELDKLIAQGHQ; encoded by the coding sequence ATGAAAAATACGTTGGTCAAGAATAAAACTCTGCAGGGCGCGTTTGCCATTCTGCTGCTTGCCGGTGGCGTGGCATCGGCCTCGGCTACTGAATTGCTCAACAGCTCTTATGACGTGTCTCGCGAGCTTTTTGCCGCGCTCAATCCGCCGTTTCAAAAGCAGTGGGCCGAGCAAAATAACGGTGACAAGTTAGAGATAAAACAGTCTCACGCCGGTTCCTCGAAGCAGGCATTGGCTATTTTACAGGGGCTGAGGGCGGACGTGGTGACTTACAATCAGGTGACCGACGTACAAATTCTGCATGACCGGGGGGATCTTATCCCGGCCAACTGGCAAAGCCGCCTGCCTAACAACAGTTCACCGTTTTATTCGACCATGGCGTTTCTGGTGCGCAAAGGCAATCCTAAAAATATCCATACCTGGGACGACCTGACCCGCAGCGATGTCAAGCTGGTGTTTCCAAATCCTAAAACCTCGGGCAACGGCCGTTATACCTATTTAGGTGCCTGGGGCGCGTTCAATATTGAAGACGGCAAAAATGACGCACAGACCCGCGAAAAAATGGCGCGCTTTATCAAAAACGTTGAGGTCTTTGATACCGGCGGCCGCGGTGCAACCACCACTTTCGTCGATCGCGGATTGGGTGATGTGCTGATTAGCTTTGAGTCGGAAGTGAACAATATTCGTAAGCAATACGGTGCCGACAAGTATGAAGTTATCGTGCCGCCGGTCGATATTTTGGCGGAGTTCCCAGTGGCATGGGTCGACAAGAATGTTGAGAAAAATGGCACCGAAAAGGCAGCGAAAGAGTATTTGAATTACCTGTGGAGCCCGCAGGCGCAGAAGATCATTACCAGTTTCAGCTACCGCGTGTACGACAAAAAAGTCATGGACGAGGCGAAGGGGCAATTCCCTGATACCAAGCTGTTTAAAGTTGAAGACCAATTTGGAGGATGGCCAGAAGTGATGAAAACACATTTCAATACCGGCGGTGAGCTGGACAAATTGATCGCGCAGGGACACCAGTAA
- the cysT gene encoding sulfate/thiosulfate ABC transporter permease CysT, with product MLLSTKRVLPGFTLSLGSSLLFVCLVLLLPLSALVIQLSHMTLAQYWAVVSDPQVVAAYKVTLLSAGVASIFNCFFGMLMAWILTRYEFPGKTILDGLMDLPFALPTAVAGLTLAGLFSVNGFYGQWLAHFDIKVAYTWIGIAVAMAFTSIPFVVRTVQPVLEELGPEYEEAAETLGASRWQSFRRVVLPELMPSLMAGTALSFTRSLGEFGAVIFIAGNIAWKTEVTSLMIFIRLQEFDYAAASAIASVILAASLILLFAINTLQSRYGRRLGGH from the coding sequence ATGTTGTTGTCGACCAAACGCGTATTGCCCGGCTTTACCTTAAGTCTGGGAAGCAGTCTGCTGTTCGTTTGCCTGGTGCTGCTGTTGCCGCTCAGTGCTCTGGTTATTCAGCTTTCACACATGACATTAGCCCAATATTGGGCGGTGGTTTCCGACCCACAGGTAGTGGCTGCTTATAAGGTCACGCTGCTGTCTGCCGGCGTTGCCAGCATATTTAACTGCTTTTTCGGCATGCTGATGGCGTGGATCCTGACCCGCTATGAATTTCCCGGCAAAACCATTCTCGACGGGTTAATGGATTTGCCTTTTGCACTGCCTACCGCCGTGGCCGGTTTAACGCTGGCCGGTTTGTTCTCGGTTAACGGATTCTACGGCCAGTGGCTGGCGCATTTTGATATTAAAGTGGCCTACACCTGGATTGGTATTGCGGTTGCGATGGCCTTTACCAGCATTCCCTTTGTGGTGCGTACAGTGCAGCCGGTGCTTGAAGAGCTGGGTCCTGAATACGAAGAGGCCGCAGAAACGTTAGGCGCATCGCGCTGGCAGAGCTTCCGTCGTGTGGTATTGCCAGAGTTAATGCCTTCGCTGATGGCCGGAACGGCGCTGTCATTCACCCGTAGCCTCGGCGAGTTCGGTGCAGTTATTTTTATTGCGGGCAACATCGCCTGGAAAACGGAAGTGACCTCGCTGATGATTTTTATCCGCCTGCAGGAGTTTGACTACGCGGCAGCCAGCGCCATTGCGTCGGTTATTTTAGCCGCGTCGCTGATTCTGCTGTTTGCCATTAATACCTTACAAAGCCGCTACGGCCGTCGTTTAGGAGGCCATTAA
- the cysW gene encoding sulfate/thiosulfate ABC transporter permease CysW produces the protein MSQLTQVENAEPRRIDWMKWTLIAVGMIICLLLLVVPLISIFVLALSDGIAAVGKNIVDPDMLHSIGLTLLMALITVPVNLIFGTLLAWLVARFNFPGRQLLLTLIDIPFAVSPVVAGLLYLLFYGTNGPLGGWLDAHNIQFMFAWPGMVMVTIFVTCPFVIRELVPVMLSQGSHEDEAAVLLGASGWQMFRRVTLPNIRWALLYGVVLTNARAIGEFGAVSVVSGSIRGETYTLPLQVELLNQDYNVAGAFTAAALLTLMAIVTLFLKSGLQWRLARTNDRLEREEKNEH, from the coding sequence ATGTCGCAATTGACGCAGGTTGAAAACGCAGAACCGCGCCGCATCGACTGGATGAAATGGACGCTGATCGCCGTGGGCATGATTATTTGCCTGCTGCTGTTAGTGGTGCCATTAATTTCTATCTTTGTGCTGGCACTTTCTGATGGCATTGCCGCCGTGGGTAAGAATATTGTCGACCCTGACATGCTGCATTCTATTGGGTTGACGTTGCTGATGGCGCTTATCACGGTGCCGGTGAATCTGATTTTCGGAACGTTGCTAGCCTGGTTGGTAGCGCGATTCAACTTCCCAGGCCGCCAACTGCTGCTGACGCTGATCGATATTCCTTTTGCGGTTTCGCCGGTAGTGGCAGGGCTGCTTTATCTGCTGTTTTATGGCACCAACGGTCCGCTGGGTGGCTGGCTGGACGCCCACAACATTCAGTTTATGTTTGCTTGGCCGGGCATGGTCATGGTCACCATTTTTGTCACCTGTCCGTTTGTTATTCGCGAGCTGGTGCCGGTGATGCTGAGTCAGGGGAGTCACGAAGATGAAGCGGCGGTGCTGCTCGGCGCGTCGGGGTGGCAGATGTTTCGCCGCGTGACGCTGCCCAATATTCGTTGGGCGCTGCTGTACGGCGTGGTGTTGACCAACGCCCGCGCCATTGGCGAGTTTGGTGCGGTGTCGGTGGTTTCTGGCTCGATTCGTGGAGAGACCTACACCCTGCCTTTACAGGTTGAATTATTGAATCAGGACTACAACGTGGCGGGTGCGTTTACCGCCGCGGCACTGCTGACCCTGATGGCAATCGTCACACTATTTCTGAAAAGCGGGCTGCAGTGGCGTCTGGCACGCACCAACGACCGTCTTGAACGGGAGGAAAAAAATGAGCATTGA
- the cysA gene encoding sulfate/thiosulfate ABC transporter ATP-binding protein CysA, whose protein sequence is MSIEIKGINKYFSRTKVLNDISLDIPSGQMVALLGPSGSGKTTLLRIIAGLENQSAGQLSFHGKDVTRLHARDRQVGFVFQHYALFRHMTVFDNIAFGLTVLPRRERPNAEAIKQKVTKLLEMVQLSHLGNRFPAQLSGGQKQRVALARALAVEPQILLLDEPFGALDAQVRKELRRWLRQLHEELKFTSVFVTHDQEEAMEVADRVVVMSQGNIEQVGTPIEIWREPATRFVLEFMGEVNRIGGEIRGSQLYVGQHHWPLAIAPLHQGKVDLFLRPWEMEITPQSNARCPLPVQVLEVSPRGHFWQLTVQPQGWHDEPISVVLSETSDNRAPQRGDRYFVGGLNGRLYAGDRQLQSVELAKTA, encoded by the coding sequence ATGAGCATTGAAATTAAAGGTATCAACAAATATTTTAGCCGCACCAAGGTGCTCAATGATATCTCGCTCGATATTCCTTCTGGCCAGATGGTTGCGCTGCTGGGGCCTTCGGGTTCAGGTAAAACTACGCTGCTGCGCATTATTGCCGGCCTTGAAAACCAGAGTGCAGGGCAGTTGAGTTTTCACGGCAAGGACGTCACGCGTCTGCATGCGCGCGACCGTCAGGTGGGTTTCGTATTCCAGCACTATGCGTTGTTCCGCCACATGACTGTTTTCGATAATATTGCCTTTGGTCTGACAGTGTTACCGCGCCGCGAGCGCCCGAACGCCGAAGCCATTAAACAGAAAGTCACGAAACTGCTGGAAATGGTGCAGCTTAGCCACTTGGGTAACCGTTTCCCGGCCCAGCTTTCCGGTGGGCAAAAACAGCGCGTCGCTTTGGCGCGCGCGCTGGCGGTGGAGCCACAGATTTTATTGCTTGATGAACCCTTTGGGGCACTGGATGCCCAAGTACGTAAAGAGCTGCGTCGCTGGCTGCGTCAACTGCATGAAGAGCTGAAATTCACCAGCGTATTCGTGACCCACGATCAGGAAGAGGCCATGGAGGTCGCCGACCGGGTGGTGGTGATGAGTCAGGGCAACATTGAGCAGGTCGGCACCCCAATTGAAATTTGGCGTGAACCGGCTACTCGTTTTGTGCTGGAGTTTATGGGGGAAGTTAACCGTATTGGCGGTGAAATTCGCGGTTCGCAGCTTTACGTGGGACAGCATCACTGGCCGTTGGCGATAGCGCCGCTGCATCAGGGAAAAGTCGATTTATTCCTGCGTCCGTGGGAAATGGAAATCACGCCACAGAGTAATGCGCGCTGTCCTCTGCCGGTACAGGTGCTGGAAGTAAGCCCGCGCGGCCATTTCTGGCAGTTAACTGTGCAGCCGCAGGGCTGGCACGACGAGCCGATTTCTGTCGTGCTGTCTGAAACATCGGACAATCGCGCGCCACAGCGCGGCGATCGCTATTTTGTGGGCGGTCTTAACGGGCGGCTGTATGCTGGCGATCGTCAGTTACAGTCGGTTGAGCTCGCCAAAACGGCCTAA
- the cysM gene encoding cysteine synthase CysM — protein sequence MSTLEQFIGNTPLVRLQRLSKDLDSEIWVKLEGNNPAGSVKDRAAFFMIEGAEKRGEISPGDTLIEATSGNTGIALAMIAALKGYKLKLLMPENMSLERQAAMRAYGAELLLVSRSLGMEGARDLAQEMGSRGEGKVLDQFNNADNPLAHFTTTGPEIWQQTAGRITHFVSSMGTTGTITGVSRYLKMQSPNVRIVGLQPDEGSSIPGIRRWPVEYLPGIYQPDLVDEVIDMAQLEAETTMRLLAQQEGIFCGVSSGGAVAGALRVAKSNPGSVIVAIICDRGDRYLSTGVFD from the coding sequence GTGAGCACGCTCGAACAATTTATCGGCAATACGCCTCTAGTGCGGTTACAGCGACTGTCAAAGGATCTTGATAGCGAAATTTGGGTCAAACTGGAAGGCAATAATCCGGCAGGTTCAGTGAAGGATCGCGCAGCGTTCTTCATGATCGAGGGGGCCGAAAAGCGCGGTGAAATCAGTCCGGGTGACACGCTTATTGAAGCAACCAGCGGCAACACCGGCATTGCGCTAGCGATGATTGCCGCGCTTAAAGGCTACAAACTCAAACTGTTAATGCCTGAAAACATGAGTCTGGAACGCCAGGCTGCGATGCGTGCCTACGGTGCCGAACTGCTGTTGGTGAGTCGTTCGCTTGGTATGGAAGGCGCACGTGACCTGGCGCAGGAAATGGGCAGTCGCGGCGAAGGCAAAGTGCTGGACCAGTTCAACAATGCCGATAATCCGCTGGCGCATTTCACCACCACTGGCCCTGAAATCTGGCAGCAGACGGCGGGACGCATCACCCATTTTGTCTCCAGCATGGGCACGACCGGCACCATTACCGGCGTAAGTCGTTATCTTAAAATGCAGAGCCCTAACGTGCGTATCGTGGGTTTACAGCCGGACGAGGGCAGCAGTATTCCCGGTATTCGCCGCTGGCCGGTGGAATATCTGCCGGGGATTTACCAACCGGATCTGGTCGATGAGGTCATCGATATGGCGCAGTTGGAAGCCGAAACGACCATGCGTTTGCTGGCCCAACAGGAAGGTATTTTCTGCGGCGTGAGCTCGGGCGGGGCGGTGGCAGGGGCTTTACGGGTGGCTAAAAGCAATCCTGGCTCGGTTATCGTGGCCATAATTTGTGACCGTGGCGACCGTTACCTTTCCACTGGCGTGTTTGATTAA
- a CDS encoding response regulator transcription factor, translating into MKILLVDDDLELGTMLCEYLIAEGFDANLVLSGKAGIEGAMSGDYNAMILDIMLPDMSGIDVLRQVRKNSRLPIIMLTAKGDNIDRVIGLEMGADDYMPKPCYPRELVARLRAVLRRVEEQQDTHSDSSSIHYGDLTLNPATRSSEWQGVAFDLTASEFNLLELLLRSPERVVSKDELSEKGLGRPREAYDRSIDVHISNIRQKLASLNGGEIMTIETVRSIGYRIR; encoded by the coding sequence ATGAAAATTCTGTTAGTCGATGACGATCTTGAACTGGGTACCATGCTATGCGAATACCTGATTGCCGAAGGGTTTGATGCCAATCTGGTATTGAGCGGCAAAGCGGGAATAGAAGGCGCGATGTCGGGCGATTACAACGCGATGATCCTCGACATTATGCTGCCGGATATGAGTGGTATCGACGTACTGCGCCAGGTGCGCAAAAACAGCCGTCTGCCAATCATCATGCTGACGGCAAAAGGCGACAATATTGACCGTGTTATCGGGCTGGAAATGGGCGCCGATGACTATATGCCAAAGCCTTGCTACCCGCGTGAGTTGGTGGCTCGTCTGCGCGCCGTTTTACGCCGCGTTGAAGAACAACAGGATACGCACTCGGATTCATCCAGCATTCATTACGGTGACCTGACGCTCAATCCTGCCACCCGCAGCAGCGAATGGCAGGGCGTAGCGTTTGACTTGACCGCGTCCGAATTTAACCTGCTTGAGCTGCTGCTTCGCTCTCCAGAGCGCGTGGTGTCTAAGGACGAGCTGTCCGAAAAAGGATTGGGCCGTCCTCGTGAAGCCTATGACCGCAGTATTGATGTCCATATCAGCAACATTCGTCAAAAATTGGCTTCGCTTAACGGTGGAGAAATAATGACGATCGAGACGGTGCGAAGCATTGGTTATCGAATCAGGTAA
- a CDS encoding ATP-binding protein produces the protein MVIESGKRLRGRLFWKILLGYWLTFIIMTQVLWAVFTFYYHHEPPESSIARRFVKLQITSAVSTLHTGGLPALNAMIADWPTDDRRLFSVEPSMIPVKGQTLDDLEPGQIPHEIVEFVQAPNGQGYRLRYNVDGLMDEYRPKRERHVFNMPPPFLWIGGIGGLLFSAVLAWNLTRPMLQMRKAFGRVSDGDLSVRLFATMGRRHDELSEVARDFDSMAERLQVLVKAREELLHDVSHELRSPLARLQLAIGLARQNPLNVETSLQRIEHEAGRLDKMIGELLALSRTEHSTMPDEEYFDLHGLVEAVVNDARYEAQLPGVDIVLNSHDLVDQDFTVKGNAELMRRAIDNVVRNALRFSARGDAVNVSLSTEEDYLCVEVADRGPGVEEDKLSSIFDPFVRVMSPLSGKGYGLGLAITKKVMVAHHGKIEARNGSPRGLIIDLKVPHWKHLV, from the coding sequence TTGGTTATCGAATCAGGTAAACGCCTGCGTGGCAGGCTATTTTGGAAGATATTGCTGGGTTATTGGTTAACCTTCATCATCATGACTCAAGTGCTGTGGGCGGTATTTACCTTCTATTACCACCACGAGCCACCGGAGAGCAGCATCGCCCGTCGCTTCGTCAAACTGCAAATTACTTCGGCGGTTTCGACGTTGCACACCGGTGGACTGCCGGCGCTAAATGCCATGATAGCCGACTGGCCCACTGACGACAGGCGTCTGTTTTCGGTAGAACCTTCAATGATCCCGGTTAAAGGGCAGACGCTGGACGACTTGGAGCCAGGACAAATCCCTCACGAAATTGTCGAATTCGTTCAGGCACCCAACGGGCAGGGCTACAGACTGCGCTACAACGTTGATGGACTGATGGATGAGTATCGACCTAAAAGGGAGAGACACGTGTTCAATATGCCACCTCCGTTTTTATGGATAGGGGGAATCGGTGGGCTGTTGTTCAGCGCCGTGCTGGCCTGGAATCTGACGCGTCCGATGCTGCAAATGCGCAAGGCTTTTGGACGTGTTTCCGACGGGGACTTATCGGTAAGGCTTTTTGCGACGATGGGCCGTCGACACGACGAGCTTTCTGAAGTGGCCCGCGATTTTGACTCGATGGCCGAGCGTCTGCAGGTGTTGGTAAAAGCCCGCGAAGAGCTGCTGCACGACGTGTCACATGAACTGCGTTCACCGCTGGCGCGACTGCAGTTGGCGATTGGGCTGGCGCGGCAAAATCCGCTCAACGTCGAAACATCACTGCAGCGAATAGAACACGAGGCGGGGCGGCTCGACAAGATGATCGGCGAGCTGTTGGCGCTGTCGCGCACCGAGCACAGCACTATGCCGGACGAGGAGTATTTTGACCTTCACGGGCTGGTTGAGGCAGTAGTCAACGATGCGCGCTATGAGGCGCAGCTTCCGGGGGTTGATATTGTTTTGAACAGTCACGACCTTGTGGATCAGGACTTTACCGTCAAGGGCAACGCCGAGCTGATGCGCCGTGCGATTGATAATGTGGTGCGCAATGCGCTGCGTTTTTCGGCACGCGGAGACGCGGTGAACGTTTCGCTATCAACCGAAGAGGATTATTTGTGCGTTGAAGTGGCCGATCGGGGGCCGGGCGTTGAGGAAGACAAGTTGTCGAGCATCTTCGATCCATTCGTCAGAGTTATGTCTCCGCTCTCAGGCAAAGGATACGGCCTTGGGCTGGCGATCACCAAGAAAGTGATGGTAGCGCACCATGGTAAAATTGAAGCGCGTAATGGGTCACCCAGGGGGCTTATTATCGACCTCAAAGTTCCACACTGGAAACATCTGGTCTGA
- the crr gene encoding PTS glucose transporter subunit IIA has product MGLFDKLKSLVSDDKKDVGTIEIYAPISGEIVNIEDVPDVVFAEKIVGDGIAIKPAGNKIVAPVDGTIGKIFETNHAFSIESDSGIELFVHFGIDTVELKGEGFKRIAEEGQRVKRGDLIIEFDLALLEEKAKSTLTPVVISNMDEIKELIKLSGTVIVGETPIIRIKK; this is encoded by the coding sequence ATGGGTTTGTTCGATAAATTAAAATCATTGGTTTCTGATGATAAGAAAGACGTTGGCACAATAGAAATTTATGCGCCAATTTCTGGTGAGATTGTCAATATTGAAGACGTTCCCGATGTTGTATTTGCTGAAAAAATCGTTGGTGATGGTATTGCTATCAAACCAGCGGGCAACAAAATCGTCGCGCCTGTAGATGGTACCATCGGTAAAATCTTTGAAACTAACCATGCTTTCTCAATCGAATCCGACAGCGGTATTGAGCTGTTTGTTCACTTCGGTATCGACACTGTCGAACTGAAAGGTGAAGGCTTCAAACGCATTGCCGAAGAAGGCCAGCGTGTGAAGAGAGGCGATTTGATTATCGAGTTTGATCTGGCGCTGCTGGAAGAGAAAGCCAAGTCGACCCTGACTCCGGTTGTTATCTCCAACATGGATGAGATTAAAGAGCTGATTAAACTTTCTGGTACTGTAATTGTTGGTGAAACACCCATCATTCGTATCAAAAAGTAA